In Phreatobacter aquaticus, a single genomic region encodes these proteins:
- a CDS encoding glycoside hydrolase family 130 protein yields MPHTTFFNRHALHLKPDPARVIVRPFKPATEPRDLNPTDKTRANHIVDRVLALGTDAAAAQLMDVLDNFQGRHRDLLAIFEARADDMEDALTNHADFSRIQRQLVGAYFLHEYSFEAAALFNPSIVAHPDQGGVALGATRFILSLRAVGEGHVSSLTFRSGTIRADGGIEVDPAARLAAVPRITSRTQGPEGDDVDVIFRKEDDLSERVIFPITESQSNGIEDARFVEFDDNGRRIYYATYTAYRGTAIRSELIETTDFVSFRMTPLRGSAARNKGMALFPRRIDGRYAMIGRQDNENLYLMTSDDLHVWDGGQAILRPQHPWEFVQIGNCGSPIELDEGWLMFTHGVGPVRKYSIGAVLLDKADPSKVIARSSEPLVRPEPSEREGYVPNVVYTCGAMRHKDLIILPYAVSDTYSKLATINIAALLQTLQAP; encoded by the coding sequence TTGCCGCACACGACCTTCTTCAACCGCCACGCCCTGCATCTGAAGCCAGACCCTGCGCGCGTCATCGTTCGTCCGTTCAAGCCGGCGACCGAGCCCCGCGATCTCAATCCGACCGACAAGACGCGCGCCAACCATATCGTCGACCGCGTGCTGGCACTTGGTACCGATGCCGCCGCGGCGCAACTGATGGACGTGCTCGACAATTTTCAGGGGCGACACCGCGACCTGCTGGCCATTTTCGAAGCCCGGGCCGACGACATGGAAGACGCCCTCACCAACCATGCCGATTTCTCGCGCATCCAGAGGCAGCTGGTCGGGGCCTATTTCCTGCACGAATATTCGTTCGAGGCGGCTGCCCTGTTCAACCCGAGCATCGTCGCCCATCCGGATCAAGGCGGCGTCGCTCTGGGCGCCACCCGGTTCATCCTGTCGCTTCGGGCGGTCGGCGAAGGGCATGTCTCGTCGCTGACCTTCCGATCGGGGACCATCCGGGCCGATGGCGGAATCGAGGTCGACCCGGCGGCGAGGCTTGCGGCGGTGCCCAGGATCACCAGCCGGACCCAGGGGCCGGAAGGCGACGATGTCGACGTGATCTTCCGCAAGGAAGACGATCTCAGCGAGCGGGTGATCTTCCCGATCACGGAATCGCAGTCCAACGGGATCGAGGATGCGCGCTTCGTCGAGTTCGACGACAATGGCAGGCGCATCTATTACGCCACCTACACGGCCTATCGCGGAACCGCGATCCGATCGGAGCTGATCGAGACGACCGACTTTGTCTCATTCCGCATGACGCCGCTCAGGGGCTCTGCCGCGCGCAACAAGGGCATGGCCCTGTTTCCGCGCCGCATCGACGGGCGCTATGCCATGATCGGCCGGCAGGACAATGAGAACCTCTATCTGATGACGTCAGATGATCTGCATGTCTGGGATGGCGGACAGGCGATCCTGCGACCCCAGCACCCCTGGGAATTCGTCCAGATCGGCAATTGCGGATCGCCGATCGAACTGGACGAGGGTTGGCTGATGTTCACCCATGGTGTCGGCCCGGTGCGCAAATATTCGATTGGCGCCGTGCTGCTCGACAAGGCCGACCCCAGCAAGGTCATCGCGCGGTCGAGCGAACCCCTGGTGCGCCCCGAGCCTTCCGAGCGCGAAGGCTATGTTCCAAACGTCGTCTACACATGTGGTGCGATGCGCCACAAGGATCTGATCATCCTGCCCTATGCCGTGTCGGACACCTATTCGAAGCTTGCCACCATCAACATTGCCGCACTGCTGCAGACCCTGCAGGCGCCCTGA